The following are encoded in a window of Aromatoleum petrolei genomic DNA:
- a CDS encoding alpha-ketoacid dehydrogenase subunit beta codes for MPKKSMREAINEALHLEMARDPSVIVLGEDVSGGAGGTSGQRDAAGGVFGLTKGLLPKFGEHRVIDTPISESAIIGAANGAALAGLRPVAEIMFSDFIGVCFDQILNQAAKFRYMFNGAKAPLVVRMTVGAGRSAAAQHSQSMHALLSAIPGIKVVMPSNAYDAKGLLLQAIRDDDPVIFLEHKMLYNDTCEVPDGDYTIPFGEGVLVREGEHVTVVATGQLVKLATGVVDRLAAEGVRCDLIDPRTTSPLDEELILESVRETGRLVVVDEAPPRCGFAADVAALVAREAFASLRAPVATVTPPHTPVPFAPELEREYLPDAARVERAIRSVLAH; via the coding sequence ATGCCTAAGAAGTCAATGCGAGAAGCCATCAACGAAGCGCTCCACCTGGAAATGGCCCGCGACCCGTCCGTCATCGTGCTGGGCGAGGACGTGTCCGGCGGCGCGGGCGGCACGTCCGGACAGCGCGACGCCGCGGGCGGCGTGTTCGGCCTCACCAAGGGCCTGCTGCCGAAGTTCGGCGAGCACCGTGTCATCGACACCCCGATCAGCGAGTCGGCGATCATCGGCGCGGCCAACGGCGCCGCGCTCGCCGGCCTGCGTCCGGTCGCGGAAATCATGTTCAGCGATTTCATCGGCGTGTGCTTCGACCAGATCCTCAACCAGGCGGCCAAGTTCCGCTACATGTTCAACGGCGCCAAGGCCCCGCTGGTCGTGCGCATGACGGTCGGCGCGGGACGCAGCGCCGCCGCGCAGCATTCGCAGAGCATGCACGCGCTGCTGAGCGCCATTCCCGGCATCAAGGTCGTGATGCCCTCGAACGCCTACGACGCGAAGGGCCTGTTGCTGCAGGCGATCCGCGACGACGACCCCGTGATCTTCCTCGAGCACAAGATGCTCTACAACGACACGTGCGAAGTGCCCGACGGCGATTACACGATTCCCTTTGGCGAAGGGGTGCTGGTGCGCGAGGGCGAGCACGTGACCGTAGTGGCGACGGGGCAACTGGTGAAGCTCGCGACCGGCGTGGTCGACCGGCTCGCGGCCGAAGGGGTGCGCTGCGACCTGATCGACCCGCGCACCACTTCGCCGCTCGACGAGGAGCTGATCCTCGAAAGCGTGCGCGAGACCGGGCGGTTGGTCGTGGTCGATGAGGCCCCGCCGCGCTGCGGCTTTGCCGCTGATGTTGCCGCGCTGGTCGCGCGGGAGGCGTTCGCGAGCCTGCGTGCGCCGGTCGCGACGGTCACGCCGCCGCACACGCCGGTGCCGTTCGCGCCGGAACTGGAGCGCGAGTACCTGCCCGACGCCGCACGCGTCGAGCGGGCCATCCGCTCCGTGCTCGCGCACTGA